From Solwaraspora sp. WMMD1047, the proteins below share one genomic window:
- a CDS encoding ABC transporter substrate-binding protein yields the protein MRPPAQENDMLKAPWVRGTAVAAAALFATAGCAAPATSPGGPIDSGTVVVATAGEPEALNPVLNYGVDGASLIFDGLVARDARNELVPALARELPQVSPDGRTVTAKLRDGVLFHDGSPLSAQDVVFTYQAVLDPKVDSTLRSDLDMLASVTASDPATVVFTLKYAYAPFLQRLALGIVPAKAFAGQDINKAEFNRRPVGTGPYRVESWTPGDRLVLAANDRYWDGKPKNSGLVVAFVADDNVRAQRTLAGEFDAAELPPKLAAGFAEQDGYRVQRVPTADYRGVMLPMDHPVTGDLAIRRALNAAVDRQAMVTGVLGGAGEPAFGPVPPTSEFAEPSIAGNPAADPAAATAVLDAAGWTPGPDGIRVRDGRQAALTLMYPAADSLRKELALAVTADAKKVGIKVTPEGLTWDAITPRMKTDALIMGYGTPYDPDFVSYKLFGSAFAGQGFFNPGSYRSAVTDQALRDGRESADPATRKTAYAAFQRQLAIDVPWVFLTYLQHTYVTKETVAGVTPRVEPHEHDIANSLWWNVDSWTKTP from the coding sequence ATGCGTCCGCCAGCTCAGGAGAACGACATGCTCAAGGCCCCGTGGGTGCGCGGCACGGCGGTGGCCGCCGCCGCCCTCTTCGCCACCGCCGGTTGCGCCGCGCCGGCGACCTCGCCGGGCGGCCCGATCGACTCGGGCACCGTGGTGGTGGCGACGGCCGGTGAACCCGAGGCCCTCAACCCGGTGCTGAACTACGGCGTCGACGGCGCGTCGTTGATATTCGACGGACTGGTCGCCCGTGACGCCCGCAACGAACTGGTACCGGCCCTTGCCCGGGAACTGCCGCAGGTGTCGCCGGACGGGCGGACCGTGACCGCGAAGCTCCGCGACGGGGTGCTGTTCCACGACGGCAGCCCGCTGTCGGCGCAGGACGTGGTCTTCACGTACCAGGCGGTGCTGGACCCCAAGGTCGACTCCACCCTCCGGTCGGATCTGGACATGCTCGCCTCGGTCACCGCATCCGACCCGGCGACCGTGGTGTTCACCCTCAAGTACGCCTACGCGCCGTTCCTGCAGCGGCTGGCGCTGGGCATCGTCCCGGCCAAGGCCTTCGCCGGGCAGGACATCAACAAGGCCGAGTTCAACCGCAGGCCGGTGGGCACCGGGCCGTACCGGGTGGAGTCGTGGACACCCGGCGACCGGCTGGTGCTGGCGGCCAACGACAGGTACTGGGACGGCAAGCCGAAGAATTCCGGTCTGGTGGTGGCGTTCGTCGCCGACGACAACGTACGCGCCCAGCGGACGCTGGCCGGGGAGTTCGACGCCGCCGAGCTGCCCCCGAAGCTCGCTGCCGGCTTCGCGGAGCAGGACGGCTACCGGGTGCAGCGGGTGCCGACCGCCGACTACCGCGGCGTGATGCTGCCGATGGACCACCCGGTCACCGGCGACCTGGCGATCCGGCGGGCACTCAACGCGGCCGTGGACCGGCAGGCCATGGTGACCGGTGTGCTCGGCGGCGCGGGCGAGCCGGCATTCGGGCCGGTGCCACCGACGTCGGAGTTCGCGGAACCGTCGATCGCCGGCAACCCCGCCGCCGATCCGGCCGCCGCGACGGCGGTGCTGGACGCCGCCGGCTGGACACCGGGACCGGACGGCATCCGGGTCCGGGACGGCCGGCAGGCGGCGCTGACGCTGATGTACCCGGCCGCCGACAGCCTCCGCAAGGAACTGGCGCTCGCCGTCACCGCGGACGCCAAGAAGGTCGGGATCAAGGTCACGCCGGAGGGCCTGACCTGGGACGCGATCACCCCACGGATGAAGACCGACGCGCTGATCATGGGCTACGGCACCCCGTACGACCCGGACTTCGTCTCCTACAAGCTGTTCGGCTCCGCCTTCGCCGGGCAGGGCTTCTTCAACCCGGGCTCCTACCGATCCGCCGTCACGGACCAGGCGCTGCGGGACGGCCGGGAGAGTGCCGATCCGGCCACCCGCAAGACCGCCTACGCCGCGTTCCAGCGGCAACTCGCCATCGACGTGCCGTGGGTGTTCCTCACCTACCTGCAGCACACCTACGTCACGAAGGAGACCGTGGCGGGGGTGACGCCGAGGGTGGAGCCCCACGAGCACGACATCGCCAACAGCCTCTGGTGGAACGTCGACAGCTGGACGAAGACACCATGA
- a CDS encoding ABC transporter permease: MERRQLDEDTMTAAPPADSPAPAPAPAPAPAGRRRLAGAGAVVRRRLLVAVPVLVATSAGMFALGAASPIDPAQQYAGAAAFTTSEENLAQIRANWGVDDPLPVQYARWVANLLRGDLGWSTSRHEPVTSVLAARAGWTLLLVGAALALVLVASVLLGTLAAYRRGGWFDRTLRSTAYAVQSMPVFWIGLAAIAVFALALGWLPAGGLTDITATGTGVADVTRHLVLPVTVLAISQAPWFVLFVRDAVAESLRDDHVLAARARGLSGRTVLFGHALRTALLPFLTLIGTHLPELVGGAVLVETVFSLPGLGAVTVQAALGADFPLLAATTLITTVAVLAANLATDLAYAAADPRVRLDG, from the coding sequence GTGGAACGTCGACAGCTGGACGAAGACACCATGACCGCCGCCCCACCGGCCGACTCGCCGGCCCCTGCTCCCGCTCCCGCCCCGGCCCCGGCCGGCCGGCGGCGGCTGGCCGGCGCGGGTGCCGTGGTCCGGCGTCGGCTGCTGGTGGCCGTACCGGTGCTGGTCGCGACGAGCGCCGGCATGTTCGCCCTCGGCGCCGCCTCGCCGATCGACCCGGCCCAGCAGTACGCGGGCGCGGCGGCGTTCACCACCAGCGAGGAGAACCTCGCGCAGATCCGCGCGAACTGGGGAGTCGACGACCCCCTGCCGGTGCAGTACGCCCGCTGGGTCGCGAACCTGCTCCGCGGCGACCTGGGCTGGTCGACCAGCAGGCACGAGCCGGTCACCTCCGTGCTGGCCGCCCGGGCCGGCTGGACCCTGCTGCTCGTCGGCGCCGCCCTGGCCCTGGTGCTGGTGGCCAGCGTGCTGCTCGGCACCCTCGCCGCGTACCGCCGCGGCGGCTGGTTCGACCGGACCCTGCGGTCCACCGCGTACGCGGTGCAGTCGATGCCGGTGTTCTGGATCGGCCTGGCGGCGATCGCCGTCTTCGCGCTCGCCCTGGGCTGGTTGCCCGCCGGCGGGCTCACCGACATCACCGCCACCGGGACCGGCGTGGCCGACGTGACCCGACACCTGGTCCTGCCGGTGACGGTGCTGGCGATCTCCCAGGCCCCGTGGTTCGTGCTGTTCGTGCGGGACGCCGTCGCCGAGAGCCTGCGCGACGACCACGTCCTGGCCGCCCGCGCCCGTGGCCTGTCGGGGCGCACCGTCCTGTTCGGACACGCGCTGCGCACCGCGCTGCTGCCGTTTCTCACCCTGATCGGCACCCACCTGCCCGAACTGGTCGGCGGCGCGGTCCTGGTGGAGACCGTGTTCTCCCTGCCCGGTCTGGGCGCGGTCACCGTGCAGGCCGCGCTGGGCGCCGACTTCCCGCTGCTGGCCGCGACGACTCTGATCACCACCGTCGCGGTGCTGGCCGCGAACCTCGCCACCGACCTCGCCTACGCCGCCGCCGACCCGAGAGTGCGACTCGATGGCTGA
- a CDS encoding ABC transporter permease — protein sequence MADLALPVRDRRRWRPPAVGVAVPAAMLAGAVAAALLAPVVWPLDQSAVDLDRTRLAPSWDHLAGTDDLGRDVALRSVYGLRVSLLVGVVAALVATVIGGVVGAVAGGIGGRVDRILMRVVDTIAALPHLLLGIFIVAMLRPSLGAVIASIALTHWLSTARIVRSELLSLRTRPFVDAAVSGGAGRARVLTRHLLPHVFPRLALALTLMVPHAVWHETALSFLGLGLPPHLASVGNMINDGQRSLLTGAWWASIVPGLLLVAVTLALAVLVGRWRDRLDPRVRAELNL from the coding sequence ATGGCTGACCTCGCCCTGCCCGTCCGCGACCGACGGAGGTGGCGGCCGCCCGCCGTCGGCGTCGCCGTCCCCGCCGCCATGCTCGCCGGTGCGGTCGCCGCCGCCCTGCTCGCCCCGGTCGTCTGGCCGCTCGACCAGAGCGCGGTAGACCTGGACCGCACCCGGCTCGCTCCCTCCTGGGATCACCTCGCCGGCACCGACGACCTGGGCCGGGACGTGGCGCTGCGCAGCGTCTACGGTCTGCGCGTCTCCCTGCTCGTGGGCGTGGTCGCCGCGCTGGTCGCCACCGTCATCGGTGGCGTCGTCGGCGCCGTCGCCGGCGGGATCGGCGGCCGGGTCGACCGGATTTTGATGCGCGTCGTCGACACCATCGCCGCCCTGCCGCACCTGCTGCTCGGCATCTTCATCGTGGCGATGCTGCGGCCCAGCCTCGGCGCGGTGATCGCCTCCATCGCGCTGACGCACTGGTTGTCCACCGCCCGTATCGTCCGCTCCGAACTGCTCAGCCTGCGTACCCGGCCGTTCGTGGACGCCGCCGTCTCCGGCGGTGCCGGCCGCGCCCGGGTGCTGACCCGGCACCTGCTGCCGCACGTGTTTCCCCGCCTGGCGTTGGCGCTCACGCTGATGGTGCCGCACGCCGTCTGGCACGAGACCGCACTATCCTTTCTCGGCCTCGGCCTCCCCCCGCATCTCGCCTCGGTCGGCAATATGATCAACGACGGTCAGCGGTCCCTGCTCACCGGCGCCTGGTGGGCCAGCATCGTGCCCGGCCTGCTCCTCGTCGCCGTCACCCTCGCCCTCGCCGTGCTCGTCGGCCGGTGGCGGGACCGCCTCGATCCCCGCGTCCGAGCGGAGTTGAACCTGTGA
- a CDS encoding ABC transporter ATP-binding protein: MTTTAPSATPVEQVARRPALLEVDGLTVRFRLRDAVVHAVTDLSLDLHPGELLAVVGESGCGKSVLAHALLGLLPRNATVTGRARLQLVAGESVDLIGVGERQLARQVRGRVIGLVPQSPATALTPVRTGRRLLAETLRAHGHPRRAAPAAADRLAADVGLDPVELDRYPHELSGGMAQRLATALALAPDPPLLLADEPTSGLDRPLVEQTLDLLRRRCDSGAAVLLITHDLAAARRVADTVAVMYASRTVEHRPTADLFDDPAHPYTAGLLDALPDRSFTPVPGHPPMLTNLPDGCAFAPRCPRATDICRTPPHPVASGAGRVSCHHPVSPGASA, translated from the coding sequence GTGACCACCACCGCGCCGTCGGCCACCCCCGTCGAACAGGTCGCCCGGCGGCCTGCCCTGCTGGAGGTCGACGGGTTGACCGTCCGCTTCCGGCTCCGCGACGCCGTCGTACACGCCGTCACCGATCTGAGTCTCGACCTGCACCCGGGTGAGTTGCTGGCGGTGGTCGGCGAGTCGGGCTGTGGCAAGTCCGTCCTGGCCCACGCCCTGCTCGGCCTGCTGCCCCGCAACGCCACCGTCACCGGACGCGCCCGCCTGCAACTGGTCGCCGGCGAGTCGGTCGACCTGATCGGGGTCGGGGAACGGCAGCTCGCCCGGCAGGTACGTGGCCGGGTGATCGGGCTGGTCCCGCAGAGCCCGGCCACCGCCCTCACCCCGGTGCGCACCGGGCGGCGCCTGCTGGCGGAGACCCTGCGCGCCCACGGCCACCCGCGCCGCGCCGCGCCCGCCGCCGCCGACCGGTTGGCCGCCGATGTCGGACTGGACCCGGTCGAGCTGGACCGCTACCCCCACGAGCTCTCCGGCGGGATGGCCCAGCGACTGGCCACCGCCCTGGCCCTCGCGCCGGACCCGCCGCTGCTGCTCGCCGACGAACCGACAAGCGGCCTCGACCGGCCGCTGGTCGAGCAGACCCTGGACCTGCTGCGCCGCCGCTGCGACAGCGGCGCCGCCGTCCTGCTCATCACCCACGACCTGGCCGCCGCCCGGCGGGTCGCCGACACCGTGGCGGTCATGTACGCCAGCCGCACGGTCGAACACCGCCCCACCGCGGACCTGTTCGACGATCCCGCGCATCCCTACACCGCCGGTCTGCTCGACGCCCTGCCGGACCGGTCCTTCACCCCGGTACCGGGTCATCCGCCCATGCTCACCAACCTGCCTGACGGCTGCGCCTTCGCTCCGCGCTGCCCCCGCGCCACCGACATCTGCCGCACCCCACCGCACCCCGTCGCCAGCGGGGCGGGCCGGGTCAGCTGCCACCACCCGGTCAGCCCGGGGGCGTCGGCATGA
- a CDS encoding dipeptide/oligopeptide/nickel ABC transporter ATP-binding protein, giving the protein MTSTVDDAAGVPLAGVGVPDAGVGAPAGLGAHQVTVSYGRRPVLDRVDLHLAPGETVGLRGPSGSGKSTLARVLALLHAPDTGHVVLDGQPVAGARHRLPAAVRTRVAILFQSPRAATDPRLSLADIIAEPLRATGTPREPTADRTAELADLVGLTPDLLARRPHAVSDGQLQRACLARALAHRPGYLLCDEATAMLDASTQAHVAAVVSDYQRQHAAGVLVITHDPALLARWTTRVVDLPAHGAG; this is encoded by the coding sequence ATGACATCCACGGTCGACGACGCGGCGGGCGTACCGCTCGCCGGGGTAGGCGTACCGGACGCCGGGGTGGGCGCACCGGCCGGACTCGGCGCGCACCAGGTCACCGTCTCCTACGGCCGGCGGCCCGTCCTCGACCGGGTCGACCTGCACCTCGCTCCGGGCGAGACGGTCGGACTGCGTGGCCCGTCGGGCAGCGGCAAGTCCACCCTGGCCCGGGTTCTCGCGCTCCTGCACGCCCCGGACACCGGGCACGTCGTCCTCGACGGGCAGCCCGTCGCCGGCGCCCGGCACCGGCTCCCCGCCGCGGTGCGGACCCGGGTCGCCATTCTGTTCCAGAGCCCTCGTGCCGCCACCGACCCCCGGCTGAGCCTCGCCGACATCATCGCCGAGCCGCTGCGGGCCACCGGTACTCCCAGGGAGCCGACGGCGGACCGGACGGCCGAACTGGCCGATCTTGTCGGCCTCACCCCCGACCTGCTGGCCCGTCGTCCGCACGCGGTAAGTGACGGCCAGCTGCAACGCGCCTGCCTCGCCCGGGCCCTCGCCCATCGGCCCGGCTACCTGCTCTGCGACGAGGCCACCGCGATGCTCGACGCCTCCACCCAGGCCCACGTCGCCGCGGTCGTCAGCGACTACCAGCGCCAGCACGCCGCCGGGGTACTCGTCATCACCCACGACCCGGCCCTGCTGGCCCGTTGGACCACCCGGGTGGTGGATCTGCCGGCTCACGGCGCCGGCTGA
- a CDS encoding cellulose binding domain-containing protein yields MRRTHHPYRQVIAVTVGLALAVGAGLLATAAHAAAGCRVAYTVSSSWPGGFGANVAITNLGDPVTSWRLTWSFAAGQTITQLWNGTHTQSGAQVTVNNVGYNGSIGTGATTSFGFNGSWTGSNPTPTSFALNGTACTGDVSQTPTPTTPAPTTPAPTTPAPTTPAPTTPGPTTGPDVPVPAGYETSPSLPNHTIYRPDSLPSYRMPIVVWGQGACSANGTAILPFLRHIASYGFLVLANGSPNGSGTTTSAMLTESMNWADTENARQGSKYYGKLDTGKIAVAGFSCGGLEAYDVSTDPRVTTTGIFSSGYLNASDRARLRQLTKPIAYFIGGPSDIAYNNAMADWAQLPAGLPAFMGNLNVGHGGTYNQTNGGEFGRVAVLYFQWRLKGNQTAGTTFVGPNCGLCNTQWTVQQKNLTL; encoded by the coding sequence ATGCGCCGCACCCACCATCCGTACCGGCAGGTGATCGCCGTGACGGTCGGACTCGCCCTGGCGGTCGGGGCCGGCCTGCTGGCCACCGCCGCCCACGCGGCCGCCGGCTGTCGCGTCGCCTACACCGTCTCCAGCTCCTGGCCCGGCGGCTTCGGCGCCAACGTGGCCATCACCAACCTCGGCGACCCGGTGACCAGTTGGCGGCTGACCTGGTCGTTCGCCGCCGGGCAGACGATCACCCAGCTGTGGAACGGCACGCACACCCAGTCCGGCGCACAGGTCACCGTCAACAATGTCGGCTACAACGGGTCGATCGGCACCGGTGCCACCACCTCGTTCGGGTTCAACGGCTCCTGGACCGGGTCCAACCCGACCCCCACCAGCTTCGCCCTGAACGGCACCGCGTGCACCGGCGACGTCAGCCAGACGCCCACCCCGACCACGCCGGCCCCGACCACGCCGGCCCCGACCACGCCGGCCCCGACCACGCCGGCGCCGACCACGCCCGGGCCGACCACCGGCCCCGACGTCCCGGTCCCGGCCGGTTACGAGACCTCACCCTCGCTGCCGAACCACACCATCTACCGCCCCGACAGCCTTCCGTCGTACCGGATGCCGATCGTCGTGTGGGGCCAGGGCGCCTGCAGCGCCAACGGAACGGCCATCCTGCCGTTCCTCCGGCACATCGCGTCGTACGGCTTCCTGGTGCTGGCCAACGGCAGCCCGAACGGTTCCGGCACCACCACCTCCGCCATGCTCACCGAGTCGATGAACTGGGCGGACACCGAGAACGCCCGGCAGGGCAGCAAGTACTACGGCAAGCTCGACACCGGCAAGATCGCCGTCGCCGGCTTCTCCTGCGGTGGCCTGGAGGCGTACGACGTCTCCACCGACCCCCGCGTCACCACGACCGGGATCTTCAGCAGCGGCTACCTGAACGCCTCCGACCGGGCCAGGCTGCGGCAACTGACCAAGCCCATCGCCTACTTCATCGGCGGCCCCAGCGACATCGCCTACAACAACGCGATGGCCGACTGGGCGCAGCTCCCGGCCGGACTGCCCGCCTTCATGGGCAACCTCAATGTGGGACACGGCGGAACCTACAACCAGACCAACGGCGGCGAGTTCGGCCGGGTCGCGGTGCTCTACTTCCAGTGGCGACTGAAGGGCAACCAGACCGCCGGCACCACCTTCGTCGGCCCGAACTGCGGCCTGTGCAATACCCAGTGGACCGTCCAGCAGAAGAACCTGACACTCTGA
- a CDS encoding PaaX family transcriptional regulator C-terminal domain-containing protein — protein sequence MRARVRAGEVDLPRSQVGPNPQHLLTTILGEYLDSSEADLPSAAVVAVLREFDITEASARAALSRLTRRGLVAARRPGRPTVYHLTPQAIAMHRSRMNQFLTFGARPRAWSGDWTVVTFSLAESHQARQAGQAQRHDIRRTLGALGFVRLYDSMWIKPGRDLADAARAMREVLGDAAQGRWSVMSARFHEEDGPHGPAAAYDLAGLAEAYTDFIDRYSPLLASVRGRTIGGAEALIARTSVMDSWRVFAVTDPDLPEHLLPARWPRRAARELFLEIHTALGPLAEARLIEIVAPFWPDAAAWITHFQAGDDATFD from the coding sequence ATGCGTGCGCGTGTCAGGGCCGGCGAGGTCGATCTCCCCCGGTCCCAGGTCGGCCCCAACCCGCAGCACCTGCTCACCACGATCCTCGGGGAGTACCTCGACTCGTCCGAGGCCGACCTGCCGTCCGCGGCGGTGGTCGCCGTGCTGCGGGAGTTCGACATCACCGAGGCCAGTGCGCGGGCGGCACTGTCCCGGCTGACCAGGCGCGGCCTGGTCGCCGCCCGTCGGCCCGGACGACCGACGGTGTACCACCTGACCCCGCAGGCGATCGCCATGCACCGCTCCCGGATGAACCAGTTCCTGACCTTCGGTGCGCGTCCGCGCGCGTGGAGCGGCGACTGGACGGTGGTGACCTTCTCCCTCGCGGAGTCCCACCAGGCCCGGCAGGCCGGTCAGGCGCAGCGGCACGACATCCGCCGGACCCTCGGCGCGCTGGGCTTCGTACGGCTCTACGACAGCATGTGGATCAAGCCCGGGCGCGACCTCGCCGACGCCGCTCGGGCGATGCGCGAGGTCCTTGGCGACGCGGCCCAGGGGCGGTGGTCGGTGATGTCCGCCCGGTTCCACGAGGAGGACGGTCCGCACGGGCCGGCCGCCGCCTACGATCTGGCGGGGCTGGCAGAGGCCTACACGGACTTCATCGACCGGTACTCCCCGCTACTGGCGTCCGTGCGCGGCCGGACCATCGGCGGCGCCGAGGCGCTTATCGCCCGCACCTCCGTGATGGACTCGTGGCGCGTCTTCGCGGTCACCGACCCGGACCTGCCCGAACACCTGCTGCCCGCGCGGTGGCCCCGGCGGGCCGCCCGGGAGCTCTTTCTGGAGATCCACACCGCGCTGGGGCCGCTCGCCGAGGCCCGCCTGATCGAGATCGTCGCGCCGTTCTGGCCGGACGCCGCGGCCTGGATCACCCACTTCCAGGCGGGCGACGACGCCACCTTCGATTGA
- a CDS encoding long-chain fatty acid--CoA ligase: MRGLMQDRPLDISTLMRRAGQVFGHKRVVTATTTGEQVTTWRAVVDRAQRLAAALDLLDVPHQARVGSLGWNSQRHVELYLGVPSSGRILHTLNHRLFAADLAYIVNDAADDVLFVDRSLLPVLWPLVDQLPTVRQIVVMDDGGGQPIPDDPRIRDYEALLAAAPAAPELPAVDERDAAGLCYTSGTTGRPKGVLYSHRSMVLHAMLLLAADSFAISERDVVLPVVPMFHVNAWGLPHAAMLAGADLVLPGPAMSPAALAGQLARHRVTFAAGVPAIWRSLLPHVAAADLSALRMVVSGGSPLPESLARAWQEATGVMITSSWGMTEASPLVACSRLATVHDGLDPDARRALLGTPGPPVPLTELRLVGESGQPVEHDGATAGELQVRGPTIAAGYFGADAGTDGFTADGWLRTGDVATIDRYGYLRIVDRMKDLVKSGGEWISSVELENEIMTHPDVLEAAVVGVADDRWGERPLACVVTVPGSRLDVADLRAHLSGRLAAWWIPDRIWVLPEIPRTATGKVAKVVLRERYAARRPTDG, encoded by the coding sequence ATGCGTGGTCTGATGCAGGATCGGCCGTTGGACATCTCGACGCTGATGCGCCGGGCCGGACAGGTCTTCGGTCACAAGCGGGTGGTCACCGCGACCACCACCGGCGAACAGGTCACCACCTGGCGGGCGGTGGTCGACCGGGCGCAGCGCCTCGCCGCGGCCCTCGATCTGCTCGACGTGCCGCACCAGGCCAGGGTGGGCAGCCTCGGTTGGAACTCCCAGCGACATGTCGAGCTCTACCTCGGCGTACCGAGCAGCGGCCGGATCCTGCACACCCTCAACCACCGGCTGTTCGCCGCCGACCTCGCCTACATCGTCAACGACGCCGCCGACGACGTCCTGTTCGTCGACCGCTCGCTCCTGCCGGTCCTCTGGCCGCTGGTCGACCAGCTGCCGACCGTACGCCAGATCGTGGTCATGGACGACGGCGGCGGCCAACCGATTCCCGACGATCCCCGGATCCGGGACTACGAGGCGCTCCTCGCCGCCGCCCCCGCCGCTCCCGAGCTACCCGCGGTCGACGAGCGGGACGCGGCGGGGCTCTGCTACACCTCGGGGACCACCGGCCGGCCCAAGGGCGTGTTGTACAGCCACCGCTCGATGGTCCTGCACGCGATGCTGCTGCTGGCCGCGGACAGCTTCGCGATCAGCGAGCGCGACGTGGTGCTGCCCGTCGTGCCGATGTTCCATGTCAACGCGTGGGGCCTGCCGCACGCCGCGATGCTGGCCGGCGCCGACCTCGTCCTGCCCGGTCCGGCGATGAGCCCGGCCGCGCTCGCGGGGCAGCTGGCGCGGCACCGGGTGACCTTCGCGGCGGGCGTACCGGCGATCTGGCGCAGCCTGCTCCCGCACGTCGCTGCGGCCGACCTCTCCGCGCTGCGGATGGTGGTCTCCGGCGGCAGCCCGCTGCCCGAGTCACTCGCGCGGGCCTGGCAGGAGGCCACCGGCGTCATGATCACCAGTTCCTGGGGGATGACCGAGGCGAGCCCGCTGGTGGCCTGCTCCCGACTCGCGACCGTGCACGACGGGCTCGACCCGGACGCCCGGCGGGCGCTGCTCGGCACCCCCGGTCCCCCCGTGCCCCTGACCGAACTACGGTTGGTCGGCGAGTCCGGCCAGCCGGTCGAACACGACGGCGCCACGGCCGGTGAGCTCCAGGTCCGCGGCCCCACCATCGCCGCCGGCTACTTCGGCGCCGACGCCGGCACCGACGGATTCACCGCGGACGGCTGGCTGCGCACCGGCGACGTCGCCACCATCGACCGGTACGGCTACCTGCGCATCGTGGACCGGATGAAGGACCTGGTGAAATCCGGCGGCGAGTGGATCTCCTCGGTGGAGCTGGAGAACGAGATCATGACCCACCCGGACGTGCTGGAGGCGGCCGTCGTCGGCGTGGCCGACGACCGGTGGGGCGAGCGCCCGCTGGCCTGCGTCGTCACCGTACCCGGATCGCGCCTCGACGTGGCCGACCTGCGCGCCCACCTGAGCGGACGGCTCGCCGCCTGGTGGATTCCGGACCGGATCTGGGTACTGCCCGAGATCCCCCGGACCGCCACCGGCAAGGTCGCCAAGGTCGTGCTCCGCGAGCGGTACGCGGCCCGCCGGCCGACCGACGGATGA
- a CDS encoding TetR/AcrR family transcriptional regulator, whose product MAKRQARFTAQDLADDPRLQDDSPALWSADQGEVRRGLLTSAVRCFASNGFHATTTRDISEGMGLSPAALYVHFPSKELVLFEIIRVGHQRVLEHIQDPSVLARTHPPDRLRAIVSRYTSWHARHHVAARVSQYELSGLTAEHYGEILELRHQTNEFFRDAVARGVADGSFAPVDVKRFTRAMLSLSIDLVRWYRLEGSDSPEQLGEFYADLALKLVAHPGATPAPRGDTFPDGQSR is encoded by the coding sequence ATGGCCAAACGGCAGGCCAGGTTCACCGCGCAGGATCTGGCGGACGACCCACGGCTGCAGGACGACTCCCCCGCGCTGTGGAGCGCGGACCAGGGCGAGGTCCGTCGCGGCCTGCTCACCTCGGCGGTGCGCTGCTTCGCCTCGAACGGCTTCCACGCCACCACCACCCGCGACATCAGCGAGGGGATGGGACTCAGCCCGGCCGCGCTCTACGTCCACTTCCCCTCGAAGGAACTGGTGCTGTTCGAGATCATCCGAGTCGGCCATCAGCGGGTGCTGGAACACATCCAGGACCCGTCGGTGCTGGCCCGGACGCATCCTCCCGACCGGCTCCGGGCGATCGTCTCCCGGTACACCTCCTGGCACGCCCGGCACCACGTGGCCGCCCGGGTCAGCCAGTACGAGCTCTCCGGCCTCACCGCCGAGCACTACGGCGAGATCCTCGAACTGCGGCACCAGACGAACGAGTTCTTCCGGGACGCGGTGGCCCGCGGCGTCGCCGACGGGTCGTTCGCGCCGGTCGACGTCAAGCGGTTCACCCGGGCGATGCTCTCGCTGAGCATCGACCTCGTCCGCTGGTACCGGCTCGAAGGCTCGGACTCACCCGAACAGCTCGGTGAGTTCTACGCCGATCTCGCACTCAAGCTCGTCGCCCATCCCGGTGCCACCCCGGCACCCCGGGGCGACACGTTCCCTGACGGGCAGTCCCGGTAG